The DNA sequence CGTGCCGCCGACGTGCCGCGCGTGGGCCCAGTTGAACAGGGCGGTGCGGATGAGCCCGACGTGCGGGGTGCCGGTGGGCGAGGGGCAGAAACGGACGCGGACGGCGGAGCCGGTGGCCGCTGCGGTGTTCTCGGTCATGATGGGCCCAGCCTAGTGGCGCCCCGGTCCCGCGGGTCCCGGGGCGGCGTCAGTCCCGCCGGGCCACCGGCCTCAGTCCCGCCGGACCACCGGGTTGCTGAACGAGCCGATGCCCTCGACCTCGACCTCGACACGCTGGCCCACCTCGATCGGTCCCACGCCCGCCGGCGTGCCGGTGAGGATGACGTCGCCCGGGAGGAGCGTGAAGATCGAGGAGACGTACTCGATGAGCTCGGGGACCTTGTGCACGAGGTCGGAGGTGCGCCCGTCCTGGCGCACCACCCCGTCGACGCGCGCCCGTACCGCCAGGTCGGAGACGTCGAGGTCGACGGCGAGGTAGGGGCCGAGCGGGCAGGACGTGTCGAAGCCCTTCGCCCGGGTCCACTGCGCGTCGGTGGCCTGGACGTCGCGAGCCGTGACGTCGTTCGCCACGGTGTAGCCGAAGATGACGTCCTGGACCTTGGCCGCCGGCACGTACTTGCACAGCCGTGAGATCACGACGGCCAGCTCGGCCTCGTGGTGGACCTCCCTCGACCACGGGGGCAGCACGATGGGGTCGTCCGGCCCGATGACCGAGGTGTTCGGCTTGAGGAAGACGAGCGGCTCGGCGGGCACCTCGTGACCCATCTCGGCGGCGTGGTCGGCGTAGTTGCGGCCGATACCGATGACCTTCGAGCGCGGGATGACCGGCGAGAGGAGCCTGACGGTGTCCAGCGCCACCCGCTCCCCCGTCGTCTCCAGTCCCGCGAAGATGGGGTCGGACCGCAGGACGACGAGCTCGTCGCTGTCCTCGTCGAGGATGCCGTAGCGGGGGTCCTCACCCGTGGTGAACCGTGCGATGCGCATGGTCACCACCGTAGTGCCGCCCGGGCCGGTGGGGTCGGGGGGTCGGTGGGTCGGCCGACTCCGGGTGGTGTGCGCCGTCTCGCCTACGCTTGCGGGGTGTCCGCCGACCGCACCCTCCCGGCGCCGCTGTGGCGGGCGGCCGCCGCGGCGCACGCCGCACGCGCGGACGCCCTCACCGCGGCCCGTCGGGAACGCGCCGGCCGTGGGCTGAGCGACCCGGTGGAGGACTTCCTCTTCGAGTACTACCCGCTCCGGCCGGCCCGGCTGCGGCGGTGGCACCCGGGCGCGGGGACGGCGCTGGCCCCGGACGCCCCCGGTGGCGACCCCGCCGCCCCCGACGACCTCGACGCCCGGTCGCGGTGGCGCTGGCACCATCGGCGAGCGGACGGCTCGGTCACCCTCGACGTCGGCGCCCTCATGGCCGACCGGGACGACGGCGTCCGCTGGATCCACGACCTCCTCACCCGCACCGCCGCTCGCACGCCGCAGCTCGGGTGCCTGGGGCTGCACGAGTGGGCGATGGTCTACCGCCAGGAGCGGCACCGGCACCCGTTGTCGCTGCGGCTCGGCCAGTCGGCCACCGACGCGGTGGTCGAGGGGCACCCGCTGCGGTGCACCCACTTCGACGCCTTCCGCTTCTTCACGGGACCGGCCCGCCCGTTGAACCGAGACCAGCCCGAGCGCGCCACCCAGCCCGCGCTCGAGCAGCCGGGCTGTCTCCACGCGAGCATGGACCTGCTCAAGCACGCCATGAAGCTGGGACCGGCCTGCCCCGGCGACCTCCTCCTGGACACCTTCGAGCTCGCGCGCGACGTCCGGGTGCTCGACATGCGCGCCTCGCCCTACGACGTCGCGGCGCTGGGGCACGACCCGGTCGCCATCGAGATGGCAGCGGGCCGGGCGGAGTACGTCCGGCTCCAGCGCGGCTTCGCCGAGCGGGCCGCACCCCTGCGGGACCGGCTCCTCGAGGTCACCGGCCGCCTCGTCGCGGCACCGGCCGACGTCGGGGCCCGGACCGGCGCGCCCGCCCAGGCCACCGGGACGTGAGCGGGCTCGCCCGCCGTCTCGGCCCGGCGGATGCGGTCGTCATCGGCCTGAGCTCGATGATCGGCGCCGGCGTCTTCGCGGTGTTCGCCCCGGCGGCGGCAGCAGCCGGCAGCTGGCTGCTCCTCGGCCTGGCGCTCGCGGCCCTCGTCGCCACGGCGAACGCGACCTCCACCGCGCAGCTGGCCGCGACCTACCCCACCTCCGGCGGGACGTACGTCTACGGCCGCGAACAGCTCGGACCGTGGTGGGGGTTCGTCGCGGGCTGGTCCTTCGTGATCGGGAAGACCGCGTCCGCGGCCGCGATGGCGACGACGTTCGCCGCCTACACCGTCCCGGCGGCCTGGCAGCGCCCCGTCGCCGCGGCCGCCGTCGTCGCCCTCACGGCGCTCGGGCTGCGCGGCATCACCCGGACGGCGGCCCTCGCCCGCGTGCTCCTCGTCGTCGTGCTGCTCGCCCTGGCGGTGACGCTCGTCGCGGCACACCTGGGCGCCGGAGCCACCGCGGGGACCGGCGCACCGACGGTCGCCGCGGACCGCCCGGTCGGCCCGATCGGGGTCCTGCAGTCCGCCGGCCTGATCTTCTTCGCCTTCGCCGGCTACGCCCGCATCGCCACCCTCGGCGAGGAGGTCCGGGACCCCGGGCGGACCATCCCCCGGGCGATCGTCACCACGCTGGCAGCGGCGGCGGCCCTCTACACCGCCGTCGCGCTCACCCTGCTCGCCGTGCTCGGCCCCGGCCCGCTCGCCGCCTCGCGGGCGCCGCTGGCCGACGCGGTCGCGGCCGGGTCGTGGGACGCCGCGCTCCCGGTCGTCGGGGTCGGCGCCGCCGCGGCGAGCCTCGGGGCGCTCCTCGCGCTCCTCCCCGGGATCGCCCGTACGACCCTGGCGATGGCCCGGGAGGGCGACCTGCCCCGCGGGCTCGCGGTCGTCGACCCCCGGCAGGTCCCCCGGCGCGCCGAGCTGACGGTCGCGGCCGTCGTCGTCGGCGCGGTCCTCGTCGCCGACCTGCGCGGGCTCATCGGCTTCAGCTCCGCCGGGGTGCTGCTGTACTACGCCGTCGCGAACCTCGCCGCCCTCACCCAGGGGAGCGACCGGCGCCGGTACCCGCGTGCGATGCAGGTCCTCGGGCTGACCGGCTGCCTCGTGCTCGTCGCGACCCTCCCCCCGGCGTCCGTCCTCGTGGGTGTGGGCGTCGTGGCGGTCGGCGTCGCGGTCCGTCTGCTCCGGGGGCGCCGGGCTGGACCTAGGCTCGGTCCATGACCCAGCCGCCGGAGCGCCAGGTGCGGACGGCCGAGCAGGTGACGCCGTCGCCGCCCACGTCCGCGCCCGACGCCCGGTCACGCCTCACCGGCGTGGACGTCGCCCGCGGTGTGGCGATCCTGGGGATGTTCGTCGCGCACCTCGGCGACGACGGTCCCGGCGGCCGGCACGACCCGGAGTGGTTCGTCGTCGCCGACGGCCGCTCGGCCGCCCTGTTCGCCCTCCTCGCGGGCGTCTCGCTGGCGCTGGCCAACGGCCGGCGCGTCCCCCCCACCGGCCTCGCGCTCACCCGGGCCCGCGTGGCCACCTTCGTCCGGGCGGCGGTGCTGCTCGTCATCGGGGTGGTCCTGGTCGCGCTCGGCACACCGGTGCTGGTCATCCTGCCCGCGTACGCGGTGATGTTCGCCCTCGCGACGCCGTTCCTCGGGCTGCGCCGTCGGTGGCTGCTGCTCGGGGCGGGGACCGCGGCGGTGGTCTCCCCGACGCTCATCTTCGCCGCCACGACACCGGCGCCGGACGGACGGCCCTCCGTCCTCGCCCGGTTCCTCGGCGCGGCCGACCCGGTCGAGCTGCCGATGGACGAGCTCGTCACCGGTCCCTACCCGGCGCTGGTGTACCTCGCCTACGTGCTCCTCGGGCTGGCGCTGGGCCGCAGCGACCTCACCCGGGCACGCACCCAGGCCGCGCTGGTGGGCGCGGGCGCGGCCCTGGCGACGCTGGGGTGGGGCACCTCACGCCTCGCCCAGGACGCCCTCGGCGCCGACGCCTCGCCCCTGGCCCGGCGCCTGGTCAGCGCCGCGGCGCACGACGACTCCACCCTCGAGGTGGTGGGCAACTGGGGCAGCTCGCTCGCCGTCGTCGGGCTGCTGCTCCTCCTGACCCGGCCCACGACCTCCGCGGGCCGCGTGACCGCCGCGGTGCTCTCGCCGGTCGCGGCGGCCGGGGCGATGTCGCTGAGCGTGTACTCCGTCCACATCGTCGCGATCGCGATCCTCGGCAACGACGTGGTGTGGAACCCCGTGTCGAACGGGGTGCTCGTGACCTTCGTCGTCGTGGCTCTCGCGGGTGCGTGGCTGTGGCGCCGGCTCATCGGCCGGGGCCCGCTCGAGCGTCTCGTGCGCGGCGCCGTCCACGCGGTCGTCCCCCGCACCTGAGGCGGGCGGCGCGGCGGGCGGCGCGTCCGTCGGGCCCTACTCGCGGTCGGCGCGCTCGACGACCTCCACGTCGCGGCGCAGCCACACCTCGGTGGGCAGGTCGCCGGGGAGGTCGTCGTTGCCGACGCCCACGAACGCGGGCCTGCGTCCCGCCGCGAGCTGCCGCTCGAAGTCCCGCATGGCACCGACGGCCCACCGGCCCAGGAGGAAGAGCGCCACGAGGTTGATCGAGGCCATGAGGCCCATGGCGATGTCGGCCAGCGCCCACACGGTCGAGAGCTGGAGCAGGGCACCGATCGCCACCGACGCGATGACGAGCAGCCGCAGCGCGAGGTTACCGGCCCGGCCCGGCCGGATGAAGTCCATGTTGATCTCGGCGTAGGTGAAGTTGCCCAGGACCGAGGAGAACGCGAAGACGAAGATGAGCAGGGTCATCGGGATCGTCGTCCACGTGCCGAGCTCGGCCGCGACGGCGCTCTGGGTGAGGGTGGCCCCGACGGCGTCGGAGGTGGTGCCGGGCTCGTAGACCGCCGGCCCGGCGAGCAGGATGAGGAACGCCGTCGTCGAGGAGACGACGATCGTGTCGACGAAGACGCCGAGGGACTGCACCAGGCCCTGCTGCACCGGGTGGCGCACGGTCGCGGTGGCGGCCGCGTTGGGGGCCGAACCCATCCCTGCCTCGTTGGAGAACAGGCCCCGCTTGACGCCGTTGAGGAGCGCGGCGAGCATCCCGCCGGCCGTGCCCGCGAGCGCCTCGTCGAGGCCGAACGCGCCGGAGACGATCTGCCCGAGGACGCCCGGCAGCTCGGGCAGGTTCAGCGCCAGGACCGCCAGGCCGAGCAGGACGTAGGCGAACGCCATGACCGGGGCCACGACCTCGGCCACCCGCGCCACGGGGCGGATCCCGCCGAGGATGACCGGGGCGGCGAGCGCGACGAGGAGGACCGCCGTCACCCAGGTGGGCCAGCCGTGCGCGCCGCCGAGCGTCCCCGCGATGGTGTTGGCCTGGACCATGTTGAACGCCAGGCCGAACGCGAAGATGAGCGCGACGGCGAACACCAGGCCCCAGCCGCGCGAGCCGAGGCCGCGCTGGATGTAGAAGGCCGGGCCGCCGCGGAAGGTCCCGTCGTGCCAGCGCACCTTGTACATCTGGGCGAGGGTCGCCTCGACGAACGCCGTCGCCATGCCCAGCAGGGCGATGACCCACATCCAGAAGATCGCGCCCGGGCCGCCGAGGGTCAGCGCGATGGCGACGCCGGCGATGTTGCCGGTGCCCACGCGCGAGGCGATGCCGATGGCGAAGGCCTGGAAGGAGCTGATGCCGCCCTCGCTGCCACCGCGGGAGCCGGCGATCTCGCGCAGGGTGCGGCCGAAGAGGCGGAACTGCACGGCGCGCGAGCGCAGCGTGAAGTACAGCCCCGCGCCGACCAGCAGCGCGATGAGGAGGTAGGTGTAGAGCACGTCGTTGACGCCGGCGATGAACGCGTCCATCGGGCTTCCCCTCGGGTGGGACCCAGGCGCGGGAGCGCCGTGGCCGGGCGGATCGGGACCGGGGAAGAGTACCCGCCGGCGGGGCGGGCGGCGCGGCGAGCGGGGCGACGGGCCCCGGACCTGGGACCGAGCGCGCCGCCGTCAGTGGCCAGGGGTGCCCGAGCGGTCCAGGGGCCGGAGCCAGACGTCGCCGGGCAGGTGGCCGGGCAGCGACGGGTGGTCGCGCGCGTCGAAGCGCACCTCGGTCCCGCCGCGCTGCCCCTCGTAGTCGCGCAGCAGGGCCGCGACCCACGGGGCCAGGCGGACCACCGCGACGAGGTTGACCACCGTGAGGAACGCCATGGCGGTGTCCATGAGCGTCCACACCGTCTGCAGCGCCAGCACCGCGCCCACCCCGGTGGTGAGGACGACGACACCGCGCAGCACGTGCCGGGCGTGCCGGCCGGCGTGGAGGAAGTCCATGTTGACGTCGGCGTAGGCGTACGCCCCGAGGATCGAGGAGAAGCCGAAGAAGAAGATCATCAGCGTCATCGGCCACGCCATCCACGACCCGAGCGTCGTGGTGACGGCGGAGGTGGTCAGCCCGGCGCCGGCGTCGAGCCCGGTGACGCCCGGTTCGAGCATCCCCGAGGC is a window from the Georgenia muralis genome containing:
- a CDS encoding heparan-alpha-glucosaminide N-acetyltransferase domain-containing protein translates to MTQPPERQVRTAEQVTPSPPTSAPDARSRLTGVDVARGVAILGMFVAHLGDDGPGGRHDPEWFVVADGRSAALFALLAGVSLALANGRRVPPTGLALTRARVATFVRAAVLLVIGVVLVALGTPVLVILPAYAVMFALATPFLGLRRRWLLLGAGTAAVVSPTLIFAATTPAPDGRPSVLARFLGAADPVELPMDELVTGPYPALVYLAYVLLGLALGRSDLTRARTQAALVGAGAALATLGWGTSRLAQDALGADASPLARRLVSAAAHDDSTLEVVGNWGSSLAVVGLLLLLTRPTTSAGRVTAAVLSPVAAAGAMSLSVYSVHIVAIAILGNDVVWNPVSNGVLVTFVVVALAGAWLWRRLIGRGPLERLVRGAVHAVVPRT
- a CDS encoding alanine/glycine:cation symporter family protein, which translates into the protein MDAFIAGVNDVLYTYLLIALLVGAGLYFTLRSRAVQFRLFGRTLREIAGSRGGSEGGISSFQAFAIGIASRVGTGNIAGVAIALTLGGPGAIFWMWVIALLGMATAFVEATLAQMYKVRWHDGTFRGGPAFYIQRGLGSRGWGLVFAVALIFAFGLAFNMVQANTIAGTLGGAHGWPTWVTAVLLVALAAPVILGGIRPVARVAEVVAPVMAFAYVLLGLAVLALNLPELPGVLGQIVSGAFGLDEALAGTAGGMLAALLNGVKRGLFSNEAGMGSAPNAAATATVRHPVQQGLVQSLGVFVDTIVVSSTTAFLILLAGPAVYEPGTTSDAVGATLTQSAVAAELGTWTTIPMTLLIFVFAFSSVLGNFTYAEINMDFIRPGRAGNLALRLLVIASVAIGALLQLSTVWALADIAMGLMASINLVALFLLGRWAVGAMRDFERQLAAGRRPAFVGVGNDDLPGDLPTEVWLRRDVEVVERADRE
- a CDS encoding fumarylacetoacetate hydrolase family protein; its protein translation is MRIARFTTGEDPRYGILDEDSDELVVLRSDPIFAGLETTGERVALDTVRLLSPVIPRSKVIGIGRNYADHAAEMGHEVPAEPLVFLKPNTSVIGPDDPIVLPPWSREVHHEAELAVVISRLCKYVPAAKVQDVIFGYTVANDVTARDVQATDAQWTRAKGFDTSCPLGPYLAVDLDVSDLAVRARVDGVVRQDGRTSDLVHKVPELIEYVSSIFTLLPGDVILTGTPAGVGPIEVGQRVEVEVEGIGSFSNPVVRRD
- a CDS encoding amino acid permease, whose protein sequence is MIGAGVFAVFAPAAAAAGSWLLLGLALAALVATANATSTAQLAATYPTSGGTYVYGREQLGPWWGFVAGWSFVIGKTASAAAMATTFAAYTVPAAWQRPVAAAAVVALTALGLRGITRTAALARVLLVVVLLALAVTLVAAHLGAGATAGTGAPTVAADRPVGPIGVLQSAGLIFFAFAGYARIATLGEEVRDPGRTIPRAIVTTLAAAAALYTAVALTLLAVLGPGPLAASRAPLADAVAAGSWDAALPVVGVGAAAASLGALLALLPGIARTTLAMAREGDLPRGLAVVDPRQVPRRAELTVAAVVVGAVLVADLRGLIGFSSAGVLLYYAVANLAALTQGSDRRRYPRAMQVLGLTGCLVLVATLPPASVLVGVGVVAVGVAVRLLRGRRAGPRLGP
- a CDS encoding 3-methyladenine DNA glycosylase, whose product is MSADRTLPAPLWRAAAAAHAARADALTAARRERAGRGLSDPVEDFLFEYYPLRPARLRRWHPGAGTALAPDAPGGDPAAPDDLDARSRWRWHHRRADGSVTLDVGALMADRDDGVRWIHDLLTRTAARTPQLGCLGLHEWAMVYRQERHRHPLSLRLGQSATDAVVEGHPLRCTHFDAFRFFTGPARPLNRDQPERATQPALEQPGCLHASMDLLKHAMKLGPACPGDLLLDTFELARDVRVLDMRASPYDVAALGHDPVAIEMAAGRAEYVRLQRGFAERAAPLRDRLLEVTGRLVAAPADVGARTGAPAQATGT